In Deltaproteobacteria bacterium, one genomic interval encodes:
- the nusG gene encoding transcription termination/antitermination protein NusG yields MTKKWYAVHTYSGYENKVKATLQERVKSNKMEEYFSEVLVPSEKVIGLVKGEKKTTSRKFFPGYILVNMELNDETWHLVKNTPKVTGFVGGTTTPPAISEEEVKKITHQMEEGAVRPKPKVLFDRGENVRVVDGPFTNFTGIVDEVKPEKGKLKVLVSIFGRATPVELDFVQVEKA; encoded by the coding sequence ATGACAAAAAAATGGTATGCGGTACATACTTATTCAGGTTATGAAAATAAGGTAAAGGCTACTCTTCAGGAAAGGGTAAAAAGCAACAAGATGGAGGAGTATTTTTCTGAGGTATTGGTTCCTTCAGAAAAGGTTATAGGGCTGGTAAAAGGAGAGAAGAAGACCACCTCCAGAAAATTTTTCCCAGGCTATATTTTGGTGAACATGGAACTTAACGACGAGACATGGCATCTTGTGAAGAATACCCCTAAAGTAACCGGTTTTGTGGGCGGAACAACAACCCCTCCGGCAATCTCTGAAGAAGAGGTTAAAAAGATAACGCATCAGATGGAGGAGGGGGCAGTAAGGCCAAAACCAAAGGTTCTCTTTGACAGAGGTGAGAATGTGAGGGTTGTTGACGGCCCGTTTACAAATTTCACAGGTATAGTGGATGAGGTAAAACCGGAAAAGGGCAAGCTAAAGGTTCTTGTAAGTATATTTGGCAGGGCAACGCCTGTCGAGCTTGATTTTGTTCAGGTGGAAAAGGCATAA